The region catttaaaaaatgttaaccaagcatttaaaaaatgttaaatgtgtatagaacaaATGTTTCTCATGCATCTTAAAAATAATCAATATGTGTGAAAAAAATTAAACATGTATTGAAGAAATGTTAATCCAAGAATTTGAATAACTATAAATAAGTATTGAATTTTTTTAATAAAGCATTTAAAAAACGTGGACAATGTATTAAAAAATTGTTAAatctgtatttgaaaaatgttaaatacgTATAGAGTAAATGTTTCTCATGCATACAAAAAATAATCTATGTGTGTGAAAAAGTTGAACCTGTATTTAAGAAATGTTAATCcaataatttgaaaaaaaatgttaataggtatttcaaaaatgttagtcaagcatttaaaaaatatatACCATGTATCAAAAAATTGTTAATTgaaaaatgttaaccaagcatttgaaaaatattcaatGTGTATAGAAAAACTGTTGATGATGTATGAAAAAAATGCTATTCTTGTATTTGGAACATGTTAATCAAGaaattgaaaaatgttaaatatgtatagaaagttgaccatgtattcaaaaaatgttgattTTGTATTTGAAAAGTGACAAGTTGTATTAAACGTATTAGCTATATACCAAACgatgtgtatgaaaaaatagtGAAAACCGAGAAGAAACAAAGCAAACTGGTGAAAACGAGAGAGAAACACACTAAACTGAAGAAACtagaaaggaaagaaaaaaaagtgaaaaCCGAGAAAGTAACAAAGGaaaccaaaaaaaaaaagaaaatataaaaaatgaaaaataatggaaaacagagaaagaaacaaagaaaacaggtgaaaaacaaaaacaaaaaaggcatatcaacataaatctcagaacaaagtggatactaggaatgaagccctaacaaaactaactcgattacatgataaatctcatccaatccatcaccgtccagcaagcctacgaaaaaattactcactcccggtgatgatcatcataaaattggtgatgaggaagagttgatgatgatgatggcgatgagttcccctctccggagcgccGACGGACTTCAGAtccggcctcccgatgaagaacatgaggtggcgacagcttcgtatcgtaaaacacaatgaaacttCCTCCTCATTTTTTTTCTTCGAAAGCAGGATTTTATAGATTCGGAGTTAGGGTCAGGGGAGCCCCGAGAGGCCCACTACCCACAAGGGCGCGCAAGAGGGGGTGGTgctccctggtgcctagtgggaagGAGGCCCTCCTCCAGTGggtctttgctccagtattttttatttattccaaaataattcttcaaaaaatttcatccaatttcgagaacttttatttctgcacaaaaacaataccatgatagttatgctgaaaacagcgtcagtccgggttagtttcattcaaatcatgcaaattagagtccaaaacaagagtaaaactgtttggaaaagtagatacgatggagacgtatcagtactttAGGGAGATTTTGGTTACTGGGTACAACCGTTGGGAGGCGTGCAACCGTTGAGAGATGGTAGCACGTGTTATCTTCATCTGATTTAAATGACGAACTAACAAAAAGCTAGGTGTTTAGTCATTGTAGCCTATTTTTCGCTCGCTGTCACATCTTTTTATCTTTACTTACATTGTGCTCCTTTTATGAGGCAGTACTAGACCTCAGACTCTGTTTGCGTACTTCTGATTAATAAATTGGCTGCTTGCATTAATAAGTTGAACTGTTGAAGTCTGGCCTGGCCTGCTACTGTTGGGGTCCCCCCACTCACGGGTCAGGGTTGGCGGCGCCTTGTCGGAGGACCGCCGCAGAGTCGCGCCTCTTGCACATCTCTCACCGGACGTCTCACAGCCCGCCCTTCCGATCAGAGCAATGCTACACGCACGGATATATTATTATGGGATCAACAGGGATGCTCAGGTGTGTTAGTTTGATTGGATAAAAATCAGCGTGTGTGGCCCACCCCCACAGAAAATCGGGGGGAGAAGGTTTTGTTATGGGCAGGTACATAGAAACACCCCGTATTAGCCCGTTGATGTAGAATTATTGCTCCGATCAGCTCCAGCCTTGTGGATGCCGTAGCACtttgtttttggttttttcttcattttttgctATTCATTTGAATATGGGGATTGCCCAATTGGATTCATACAACTCACCACCTTAATTTCCTAGTCTCACAAACATTTAGTAAGATGCTATGCTAGAGGATCACATTGGCTCCCCGTATAATCCAACCTTTATTTTTTCTGCCTGACAACGATTCGTTACCAGCTGCATATATAATATAATAGTGTCAATAAACATCTTACATTTTGAGACGGAGGAAGTAGCCTTTTGAAACCTGGCGCCAACAGTATTTGGCTGCATCGGGAGGCACAGCGGGCTTAGTGCTTCTTCACAATGAGCAGGGAATAGTCTAGTGTTTATAGTACTAGTTTATAGTCTTATAAACTAAATGTGCAGTTATGTCTGTGCCAAGCCGGTTGCACCACAACGGCGGATGCAATGGATGAGTTCTCATGACATATCTCTGTGCCAAGCCGGTTGCACCATAACGGCGGATACACACGCTTGCGATAATGTCATTTGTAACCACAACACactgttcacacacgaacacgaacacgtcaccgtgtaccctcgacgccggaagtgatgcaccgcagctcacgtgaaGGAGACCCGtctggaagcgcggtacgcaggcaatccggcgggtgcttttgagaacccgaaaccccacacgcccgggagggacctcgtcagggcgcgcggcagctatgggctgccctaggtcgacctgatcgcccctagggcctcgaggttcgtcgccctgcaatgaagaagaacgaacgaagaacgaggaagaagaagaactagggttaaggagaaaagataaaagataaaaagtggtagatgatttgttcgattgtgtgttgttgttcaatcggccgtcaccccttaagtatataagaggcggttggacttcccgtgcaaggaaaaagcttcaattcacatccaaaaccctagtccaattcggatttgtTTGGTCCGAACTTTCCAAACTGTTAGGTAAAATCTGGCTGCACCTTGTGGGCCATGTTTAGGGGAGTAAACGATCTCGgacggaaacgagcccaaaagcaatcttgaccgtttcgacaaggcgaacaactttcatgttgaactgtTTTTGATCTGAGGCCATCTTGAGGGGGGTTTCGGCTGTTTTCCGAAGTCTGCAGCAGCGAAATTCAAAACCCGGACGAACAtacccggagtgtccggccatccacAGAGAAAATCAAAACCCGGATGGTTTTCCCCAGAGTGTCCGGCCATCCAGTGTAGCAGTGTCTTGTACTAGCTGTTCCTTTTGCATACGACCTtggattaagacgatttttatatcgaaatcgaccgtttcgacgagacgaagataaTTCGTGTTGATAATTTTTCCATATGAGGACATCTTAATTGGGTTTTcagccattctttaatctggtgtcaacatgagcatctctgaacttgtcataacttttgcatccgagctccattttagaccatcttcatatccatcttgatcttctcgaaaaCATCCATCCCATGGTGACCTCCAATCAAAAGTTtaaattaatcttgacatagcttaaATAAACTTTTACCATTATGCCACTTTTGAGAGTCAACACACACATGCAACATAAACCAAACATTGAAATATCCCCAACTTATTCATTAACATCGCAGTATATTAACATATAAATATATGGTATACTGTTTTGTACAGCACAACCAAAGAGTTCAGTGGAAAACATTGGTACGGTAGAAGCACACACACATGACTTCACCGTCAGAATATTCGAGTAACCCTCCAAAAGGAAAGAATATTCCCTTACTGGCGTAATTTTGAGAAAGCAAATGGGATAGTACAGCAAAAGGTGATGAGTTTTGTAGAGGAAGCAGACAACAACCCACCCGTACCTggtctgcatcatcttcttcttttgtCCTCGTATCATCAACTTACGAGTAGTAGAAAATCTGAGAAATGGAACCATCCAACGCGACTTGCTTTCACATGTGCTGCACAGTAGAATTGGATATATGATGTTACCACTTCTAGATTACAAATACAACCAGCATTTGAAACAATTGGCTAGACAATCATAAGCAAAAAAAATATTTTGCTTTTGCAATGTTCTCTTGTGCGCATAAAACTAGCCAGTAGTCAAGTAACTAAATTTAAGAAAGCAAGAGGTAGACAAAAGATCAACAGGTCCATACTTTCAGCCCAGAGGAAGGAATCAAGGTGTTCCCTGCACCGGAGGCTTCAAGGATCCATGATCAGTGGCAACATATTTCGCCGGAGACCTAGTATCTGCTGGATCGACCCTTTTGAGCAACAGAACCTTTGGGCTCTTAGGGTGCTTCTTAGCTTCATTTTGCCATAGTCTTATCGTTTCTTGATTAACCTGTGAGTCCAGAGCGATTTCGCAAAGAGCATCTAAACATTCCACTTTGATGTGATCGCAAAGACCCACTAAACCCTTACAGAGCAACTGAACTGAAGTGAGTCTAGGCAAAGCTCCTTCTTGTATAGTGGGGAATCTCGGTTCTCGCACCATGAGGCATAGATGTTGCAGGCTTGGGAAATCCCCATGTTTTATGTCTAGATCCGCAAGGTGGACTTCCACCAGTTTGAGATAAACCAAGTGCCGTAGCTTACGCAGACCTAGGAGAAGATGAGGCCCTGTCAGATTAGTATATGCAAGGCACAGCTCTTTCAGACCACGAAGGGACATAACAAACTGAGGGAACTGATTCAGGCTGCCTTGCAGTTTCAGTGAGCTAAGATAACCTTTTCTTGATGCTGCCATTGTGTTGTCGCCTTGATGGTGAttcagcaaatctttggaggaatcaTTCAGGTGAAGTGATAAAGAACGTGCGCCTACTGGAGTACTCATGCCGTCCTGAGCAAACTTGTGAATGGCCTCTGAAAGTACGGCGTAACTGCAATCTGTGCTATTGGACTCGCACCATATCTTGACCTTTGTCAGTTTCTTCATATGAACCATCAGTTCTGGAAATCCAGAGTTGTTGTCTATAACAACTCCTGCTAGAGTCTGCAAATTACTTTTTCCTTGCAGGAATCTCTTATGGTTCTTGCCACTAATCCTTTTGAGCTTCATCTTACCATAAAGGTGTGCAAGGTGAGGCAGACTAATGACTTCCACAGGCAGTGTCTCTATCTTTGTCTTCCTTAAGTCAAGTATCTCTAAGCAATGAAGCCTTTCCATTTGAACTGAAAGATTGCTGACAGAGCTCCCGAGTGTCAGATATTTGAGATGCAACAGTTTGTATATGTGCCCCAGATGTTCTTCATTCAAACCATTGCATTCTTTTAGATCCAACACTCTCAGCAGCTCAAAACTCGTCAAAtctggaacggcttcttccgcacTCCCGAAGACTGTTAGAGATCGGGGGCGCAGCTGCTCACCAGCCGATCCTGATAACAAGTTATCAACTTTTTCTTTCAAAGAAGAAAAGAATTTGTGCAGGGGGTCGCGGCCACGTCCGGCTGGACTGGTACCATGTCCCATGTTGCATGCTGTGCCATTTGTATGTTTCTCAATAATTAGGTGACGGAAATTACTTCGGTTCCTAGCACTCAAAGAAGTAGCAATGAAATTCGAAGCCATGGACTTGTGCAGCATGAACTGGTGCATGATACCGTGAGGTTTGCACGTCTTGGCTTTCCCATTGTTGCTTGGATCAACAGGCAGAATGATATTTCTGTCAATTAGCTCATCTAATTTTTTATCGGCAATCTCTTGGTCACCATCTATGTATCCTTCGGCTAACCATCGCCCGGTAAGAGTTTTCCTGCTGACTGGGCGATCATTTGGGAATAGactcgagtataataagcaggtctTGAGAGAATTGCCAGGCAAACTGCTGTAATTATTCATAAGAACTTGCCCCAGTTTTGTGAAGTGGCCATTCTTGTTCTCGTCCATACGAGAACATAGGTTATGGGTCATTTTTTCACATAGATCccctgtcaacttgtgaccttgcaaAGCTTTGGCAACACTAACAAGAGCAAGTGGGTGACCATCACATTTGTTCACGATTGCAGTTGAACCCCTCTCCAAGTCAGGTGAGCATCCATTGACAAAAACATTCTTGTCTAGATAATCCTTGGACTGTTCCGCACTAAGAGATCTTATACTGTACACATAACCATCAGGCAAGCTGCAGGCATTAGCTACTGAGGTCACAGTTGTGGTCACTAGGATTCTGCTCCCTTTTTCATCTGGGAAAATAGGTTTTATTACATCCCAGAGCTCCATCTTGATGTTATCAATTACAATTAAACACCTGTTAGCCAAATTGGCAAATGCAAAGTTAGTATGCTTGTCATTTGGAAGCAATTGGTTTGGTtgctaccccgcaaaaaaaagttgGTTTTGTTGCTGACTAACAAGCAAGTTTCCCGTTATGGTCTAAAAAGTCTCCTGTTTTGATCTACCAAGCCAACTGCCCAACATGGTGCCCATGGGTGACTAGGCCTATTGAATTCTTGAGAGGATAATTATCTTTGTAGTACTTTATTACGCAAGTTCTCTACTGGAAATATGAACCAAAAAGTCGATTGGTTAATATGACTCATATTTGCAGGAAAATTCTAAATTATCTTACCTTTTTAGGCTGTACAGTTTAATAGTTGTACTACAACTGATgcggaactctaaaaatgttgagagTTCTCTATTTCTTGTAAATCCTTTGCAGGTTATTTTTGAATTAATTTACAGGGCAACACACTCACCATGATCAGCGGCTCAGAAAATCCATGAAGGGCAATAATCATACTCCCCATGATCAATGGGTTTAATTTTAAACTGGTATATATTTTTGCGGGGTAAAACGGAATTTCGTTACTTAAGATAGTACCGGTGAAAAACTGATGATACAACTATATTAGTACACTTGCAAGACAACAGTTGTGCTCAATCAGGAGCAAGATACAACTGTAACCTATAGTTGATTAAATCTACTTCATTTAAAGAAAATATCTACTATGTTTTCTGGTGAACTGAGTAGGAACTACTTTTTTTTCTGTTATGTACAACTAACTACTTTTATAATATTCAAAAGGTTCTTACATTTATAAGATTGGGCTAACGTGCCGAGTTTGATACAACACAATTTAACCATTACTCAAAAGCCTAAACTGATAGGAAAATATAAGCAACAACACGTACTGTTAATACTCGAATTACTCAGACAATAGTGTGAAGAGTAGGAGATGGGAGGGAAACTATAGCATAGATATAATTTGGAAGGATAGTAGCAATATTTCTGATTGGCACTGACCTCTTGGTCTGGAGAAGACGACTGATATGCTGCTGGAGTTGTCGGAGTTTCTGTGGCACGGACTCCTGTGCTTCTTCTCCGAGAAGCCCCTCAAGTATGGCCGTCAAGAGCGCCTCCTTGGCCGCGACCCCGTGTATTTGATTGGACGCCACAGTCACCCAGGCACGGCAACTGAATTGCTCGGCGACTTGAGGGCAGTTGTACACTTCCCATGCGAGTGCGGTTTTGCCCGAGCCCCCAAATCCGACGATGGAGACCACCTTCAGCTTCCTGCGGCTAGCTTGGCCACCATCAACTAAGGACTTGCAAAGCTCCCGCTTTGCTTCCTCGATGCCCACCGCAGGAGAAGCCCCGTACGCGCCCGGATTATCTTGGTCAACGGGATTGTCGTCCAGGTCCGATTCGGCTGCGGCGGAGCAAAAGTCTGCATTGTATCTGATCTTTCGCTCATGCGCCGCATCCAGCTCCCGCTTGAGTCTCCCGATCTCATGGCAGAACTTTCTTGGATTGCGGATCTGGAGCTCTCCCTCGCACGCAGCGCAAGGAAGGAACCGGTCCAGGCAGTCCTCGATGTTATGTGCCAGGGCGCGGAATTCTTCCATGGATAAGATCTCTACCGCGCTGGGCTGCCCCTTGTGCGAGATCTGAACCTCCATGGACCCGCAGATCATGGCAAGCTCTCGATGCAGGAAGCTGATGTCGCCCTCGAGGTCCTTCAACTCCTTGTACCTCTTCTCAAGAACCGTGATCAGCTTCGATACCACGCTTTTTGTCACAGCGCTCACTACCGCCACCGCCACCTCCATACCTACGCTACGCTCGCCGGTGACCCGCTCGCTCCGCCAAATAACCTGTGGTGCGGTGACTTTAACTGCTTAATTTCTAGGAACAAGGCTTGCTCCTCTGTTCAACAGGTCGCTGTAGTGGCGCCACACTCACAGGCACACCATGTATAGACAACCGCTTTCCACGGTTCCACCCGCCCACGACGGCACCGCACGACCCGCCGACCCCCTTCCCCATCTCGAAGTATACTACTAGTATATTGCATGATGCCTTGGTTGTTGGTACCCGTAAACTATAGACCAACTTGCCAAACGAATATCTCCGCCGTTGACTAATACTATATATTGCATGATGCCTTGATAGTTAGAGCATCTGGTACGGGATCAGCTAGCAAACCAGACCCCCCCCCctccagccccctccctctccccctccccgccgccgccggccgactGCTTCCTCGGCCTGATGGCGGATCTCGGTGGCCGGTGCAGCAAACNNNNNNNNNNNNNNNNNNNNNNNNNNNNNNNNNNNNNNNNNNNNNNNNNNNNN is a window of Triticum dicoccoides isolate Atlit2015 ecotype Zavitan chromosome 2B, WEW_v2.0, whole genome shotgun sequence DNA encoding:
- the LOC119366838 gene encoding disease resistance protein RGA4-like → MEVAVAVVSAVTKSVVSKLITVLEKRYKELKDLEGDISFLHRELAMICGSMEVQISHKGQPSAVEILSMEEFRALAHNIEDCLDRFLPCAACEGELQIRNPRKFCHEIGRLKRELDAAHERKIRYNADFCSAAAESDLDDNPVDQDNPGAYGASPAVGIEEAKRELCKSLVDGGQASRRKLKVVSIVGFGGSGKTALAWEVYNCPQVAEQFSCRAWVTVASNQIHGVAAKEALLTAILEGLLGEEAQESVPQKLRQLQQHISRLLQTKRCLIVIDNIKMELWDVIKPIFPDEKGSRILVTTTVTSVANACSLPDGYVYSIRSLSAEQSKDYLDKNVFVNGCSPDLERGSTAIVNKCDGHPLALVSVAKALQGHKLTGDLCEKMTHNLCSRMDENKNGHFTKLGQVLMNNYSSLPGNSLKTCLLYSSLFPNDRPVSRKTLTGRWLAEGYIDGDQEIADKKLDELIDRNIILPVDPSNNGKAKTCKPHGIMHQFMLHKSMASNFIATSLSARNRSNFRHLIIEKHTNGTAFDNLLSGSAGEQLRPRSLTVFGSAEEAVPDLTSFELLRVLDLKECNGLNEEHLGHIYKLLHLKYLTLGSSVSNLSVQMERLHCLEILDLRKTKIETLPVEVISLPHLAHLYGKMKLKRISGKNHKRFLQGKSNLQTLAGVVIDNNSGFPELMVHMKKLTKVKIWCESNSTDCSYAVLSEAIHKFAQDGMSTPVGARSLSLHLNDSSKDLLNHHQGDNTMAASRKGYLSSLKLQGSLNQFPQFVMSLRGLKELCLAYTNLTGPHLLLGLRKLRHLVYLKLVEVHLADLDIKHGDFPSLQHLCLMVREPRFPTIQEGALPRLTSVQLLCKGLVGLCDHIKVECLDALCEIALDSQVNQETIRLWQNEAKKHPKSPKVLLLKRVDPADTRSPAKYVATDHGSLKPPVQGTP